The genomic window TGGCTGCTTCCCAGGCCAATTTCATCTTCGGCGCATATCATTCCCCACGATTCTTCGCCTCTTATCTTTCCTTTTTTAATGGTAAAGCTTTCGTTGCCATCGTACAAAACAGTACCAACGGTGGCTACAACTACCTTTTGACCCGCAGCTACGTTAGGCGCACCACAAACAATAGATAAAGCATTGGGCTCGCCTATATTAACGGTAGTAAGGCTCAGTTTGTCGGCATTGGGATGCTTTTTGCAGCTCAGCACCTCACCGATTACCAGGCCTTTTAAGCCTCCCTTTACGGATTCAACCTCTTCTATTCCACCTACTTCGAGTCCAATGGCGGTGAGTATCTCCGAAACTTTTTGGGTTTCGATATGTAGATTTAAATATTTTTTTAGCCAGTTATATGAAATTTGCATTTGAAAAGGTTTTTATAAAATGTTTAGGAACGACGTACGTTGTGGCTTTTAGGTACAACTCGGTCTAAAATATTTTTTAAGGCAACAAAAGTAATTATTTTGTGCTCAACTTGCCAATATTGGCATTTAAAACTAGGTACAATTTGCAAGTTTCAATTTTCATTGTAATGAATAATATTTCAATATATGCGTATGTATTGTATCTTTGACAGCTGTATTTTTTTATCGTAAAACAATTTTGCACCGTGATAAACAAACCTTTGATATTAATAACCAACGATGATGGCATCCATGCTAAGGGGATAGCCTGTTTGGTAGAGGCCATGAAGGAATATGGCGACTTGGTGGTGGTGTCGGCCGATGAATCACATTCGGGAATGTCGCATGCCATAACCGTAAAAAAACCGCTTTACCTGAAAGATATGGGCGAAAAAGATGGCGTACGGTATTATATGACCAACGGAACACCGGTAGATTGTGTTAAACTGGCTTTACATACCGTGCTGCACCGTTATCCGGATTATATCGTATCAGGTATCAATCATGGTTCTAACAGTTCCACCAGCGTACATTATTCGGGCACCCTGGGAGCGGCCCGCGAAGGTGCCTTGAACGGCATACCCGCTATTGGTTTTTCCTTGCTTAGCTATGAATCAGATGCCGATTTTACGGAATGCCATAAAATAATTAAGGTAGTGTTTGAAGATGTGTTAAAAAATGGATTGGCGCCCGATGTGTATTTAAATGTTAATATTCCGTATACCGATAAAGTGAAAGGCATTAAATATTGTCGTCAGGGAAAAGGCAAATGGGTGGAAGACTTTATAGAACGCACAGATCCACGGGGGAGGCAGTATTTTTGGTTAACCGGACACTTTGAGAATCTGGAACCGGAGGCCACGGATACCGATGAGTATTATTTGGATAATGATTATGCAAGTGTGGTACCATGCTCCATAGACGCAACAGATAGCGTATCGCTAAAAGAAAATAAAAATTATGAATTGTAAATGTAATAAGCTGTATATTGGTTTATTAATAGGGCTTTTATTGCCCATTATTACCTCGTACACCATATTTTACTTTCGGTTTGGAGATACCTTATCGATAAAGGAATTTGTAAACGGACTGTTACGGCTGCAGGGCTTTACCAAGTTGCTCAGCTTAAGTGTAATACCCAATCTTTTGTTTTTTTTAATGGCCATTAAGCTCGAACGGTTGCTGGCAGCCAGGGGCATTGTTACTGCTACTTTATTGTATGCCATTGTAGTGGTTGTTTTTAAGTTTATCTTGTAATAAGTTAATGTAAGGTATTCACTACTTAGCCATCAGCAACGTAATATTAATTTTAACATAAAACCGACATACTCTGCTCCGACCGAGAGCCGGAGTAAATAGTTAGGTTGCGCAGGAAGTTATTATTAATAGTAGTGATTATCACAGCTTTGTTGAGTTTTAATCAGATTAAACGTGCATATGAATTCCATTTGTTTCGGTTACGCAAAGGCGCATAATTAGTTTTTTTGGGCTTTACATATGGCGGATGGAAGAAAACTTTATCAAATGAAACAAGCCCCCGAATGGTCGGGGCAGGCTCCCGATGAGAGATTGGGACAGGTTATGAGAGTAGCCTCTCACATTACTTGTTCCGCTGTAGCGGAAACCTGTCCCGCACAAGCCGGAGGGAAAACATTATCGGCGAGTTCTCCCGATGCATCGGGACCACATAAATCAATAATTATAATGAGATCGAAACGAGCCATGAGAGTTTTCTCTCACAAAGGGGAATGATTGTAATGGTGAGTTCCATATGGCAAATGAAATCAATTATAAACATATGAAATACTATATCATAGCGGGTGAGCCATCGGGCGATTTGCACGCATCTAATTTAATGAAACAGCTTAAGGTTGAGGATCCTGACTATGAATTCAGGTTTTGGGGAGGTGATTTAATGGAAGAGGTGGGGGGGCATCTGGTACGCCACTACTCCCATACGGCATTTATGGGGCTCAAAGCAGTTTTATTAAACCTGGGTAAGATAAAAGCCAATTTTAAGCTGTGTAAAAGCGATTTGCTGTATTACAAGCCCGACGTTCTTATATTGGTGGATTATCCGGGTTTTAATTTGCGAATGGCCCAATTTGCCAAAAAAAAAGGAATCAAGGTATTTTATTATATCTCGCCAAAAATATGGGCATGGAATACCGGAAGGGTAAAGAAAATTAAAGCCTACGTGGATAAGATGTTTACCATACTTCCCTTCGAAACAAAATTTTATGAGCAATATGGAATTCCGGTTGATTATGTGGGCAATCCGGTACTGGATGCCATAGCAGATAGAAACAATAAAAATAAAGACGTAAATACCTTTAAGGCCGAAAACGGATTGGATACCCGTCCTATTGTGGCACTTTTGGCGGGTTCCAGAAGACAAGAGTTAAATTATGTGCTGCCCGATATGCTGAAGATGACTGATCAGTTTCCCGCTTTCCAGTTTGTTTTGGCAGGTGCTCCTTCGTTTACGCCTGCCGATTATGCGCCTTTTGTGCAAGGAAAAGATGTTAAGGTAGTTTTTAAGCATACCTATGCGCTATTGGAACATGCACAAGGGGCACTGGTCACCTCCGGAACAGCCACGCTGGAAGCTGCGCTGTTAGATTGCCCACAGATTGTTTGTTATAAAATGGGAGGGGGGAAATATTTTTATAAGATTATAAAAAAATTTGTGCTTAAGGTGGAGCATATATCACTTGTAAATTTAATATTAAATAAGGCCGGTGTTAAAGAGTTGATTCAGGACGAGTTTAATTTTACCAACTTAAAGCTGGAGCTGAATAAGTTGCTCAAGAATCAG from Saccharicrinis carchari includes these protein-coding regions:
- the surE gene encoding 5'/3'-nucleotidase SurE translates to MINKPLILITNDDGIHAKGIACLVEAMKEYGDLVVVSADESHSGMSHAITVKKPLYLKDMGEKDGVRYYMTNGTPVDCVKLALHTVLHRYPDYIVSGINHGSNSSTSVHYSGTLGAAREGALNGIPAIGFSLLSYESDADFTECHKIIKVVFEDVLKNGLAPDVYLNVNIPYTDKVKGIKYCRQGKGKWVEDFIERTDPRGRQYFWLTGHFENLEPEATDTDEYYLDNDYASVVPCSIDATDSVSLKENKNYEL
- the lpxB gene encoding lipid-A-disaccharide synthase gives rise to the protein MKYYIIAGEPSGDLHASNLMKQLKVEDPDYEFRFWGGDLMEEVGGHLVRHYSHTAFMGLKAVLLNLGKIKANFKLCKSDLLYYKPDVLILVDYPGFNLRMAQFAKKKGIKVFYYISPKIWAWNTGRVKKIKAYVDKMFTILPFETKFYEQYGIPVDYVGNPVLDAIADRNNKNKDVNTFKAENGLDTRPIVALLAGSRRQELNYVLPDMLKMTDQFPAFQFVLAGAPSFTPADYAPFVQGKDVKVVFKHTYALLEHAQGALVTSGTATLEAALLDCPQIVCYKMGGGKYFYKIIKKFVLKVEHISLVNLILNKAGVKELIQDEFNFTNLKLELNKLLKNQDYRINVFNNYNKLHKIMGQPGTSSRAAKLMVKALTNPRH